A DNA window from Eremothecium cymbalariae DBVPG#7215 chromosome 3, complete sequence contains the following coding sequences:
- the ATG12 gene encoding Atg12p (similar to Ashbya gossypii AAR160W): MSSVLESETESSASQSQFDSSQGVINSSAHHTQESLQNRLEEYNERLNRLQLPSASDDDIPTSATTDNSFRDEYDSINIEDELPLETSAYMGSQVSEERSASSSPLEPMEEQHQQPQRPIRPQKISIRFQPIGSIAQVDPQVCKLGSSHTFAMVTMFLCKKLRLEDVHCYISNSFAPTPQQNVGQLWEQFKVNDELVVSYCATVAFG; encoded by the coding sequence ATGAGCTCGGTGCTCGAGAGCGAAACAGAAAGCAGTGCTAGCCAGTCCCAGTTCGACAGCAGCCAGGGTGTCATAAACTCGTCTGCACATCATACACAAGAGTCGTTACAGAATCGACTGGAAGAATATAACGAACGGTTGAACAGACTTCAACTGCCTTCTGCAAGCGATGATGACATTCCAACAAGTGCGACTACAGACAATAGCTTTAGAGATGAATACGATTCTATAAATATAGAAGACGAACTTCCCTTGGAGACATCTGCTTACATGGGTAGCCAAGTAAGCGAGGAGAGATCTGCTTCGTCATCACCATTAGAACCAATGGAAGagcagcaccagcagcCGCAACGCCCAATCCGACCTCAAAAGATTTCTATAAGATTCCAGCCGATCGGATCAATAGCCCAGGTAGATCCCCAGGTATGTAAACTTGGCAGTTCTCATACGTTTGCGATGGTAACGATGTTTTTATGCAAGAAACTAAGGTTAGAAGATGTTCATTGTTACATTAGCAATTCATTCGCACCAACTCCACAACAGAATGTTGGTCAGCTCTGGGAGCAATTCAAAGTAAATGATGAGCTTGTAGTATCTTACTGTGCAACAGTTGCCTTTGGATAA
- the YBP1 gene encoding Ybp1p (similar to Ashbya gossypii AAR159C) gives MSTVVSEICERLRGMFEDGSVDIVSLATAIDLYAGQLNENYAIEGVVEFLECLEGLLKKDHEIVRELGWDLPKVLIGFINQKNLNWSEGLANDRVWHSVQGCFTEVSTYGNPKECFLTVCDLLSQLNIIGDDAVDEDDIGSTDISKETETLDTYEEMKRSSDDERQLSKGHQRLEDGESSISLDHLVDEERREAVFALRFHILLEFMTATLRRIPTLYPSRFLGEAIGVIFKLVKSHSDSINNVQVVLRRLYVFYKDYTDMVIRKVPSNKVSSNEDLKITIQEEQLQRELICSALTYSVAQLMKNSNPKWSVEYFSLKNYIPFESSDVEKELRLILEDFANLAESLNIDFMNEFIQSCIEESKYVYTRTTQNDSKSNERVTVTTSDSSEVIYQLAYTYELKKLADIKRLILDSRGVLLMFLVKDLKPGKMWCSNYTINDAIYMYLRFNTPSMYSKSFTNKSVTDCTLYLLIKVLSEKSYKENYETIQELPKNVNMVFIQISLINACTQRDSQLRMMQLNILAKILSLVPESIAFDFIVNTMLQCPYESAKSIVLDIAKELMLKDRYEIGSISYSSDQSKNDEAATQVSNGEFNNVAPVPPPRPHILINEDRMAAIHSLVILGIKQNKNSQDPAKLGTVLAYLNLLVVLRYKWDKFLLQEVADTIQTHFCPSDTNIPEIGFINISNNALIDFLNE, from the coding sequence ATGAGTACGGTTGTTAGTGAGATCTGTGAAAGGTTGAGAGGCATGTTTGAGGATGGATCTGTAGACATCGTTTCACTTGCCACTGCTATTGATTTGTATGCAGGACAGCTGAATGAAAACTATGCGATTGAAGGTGTGgtggaatttttggaatgCTTGGAAGGcttattgaagaaagatCATGAAATTGTTAGAGAGCTTGGATGGGATTTGCCTAAAGTGTTGATAGGGTTTATTAACCAGAAAAATCTCAATTGGTCTGAAGGGTTGGCTAACGACAGAGTATGGCATTCAGTTCAAGGTTGTTTTACTGAAGTGTCGACGTATGGTAATCCCAAAGAATGCTTTTTAACTGTCTGTGACCTACTTTCTCAATTGAACATAATTGGGGATGATGCTGTTGACGAGGATGATATAGGTTCAACGGATATTAGCAAAGAAACTGAGACGTTGGATACTTACGAAGAGATGAAACGTTcttcagatgatgagagGCAGTTGAGTAAAGGTCATCAGAGGTTGGAAGATGGAGAATCTTCTATTTCTTTGGATCAtcttgttgatgaggaaAGACGTGAGGCTGTTTTTGCCCTAAGATTCCATATCTTGCTTGAATTTATGACTGCTACTCTACGTCGAATACCCACATTGTACCCTTCGAGATTTTTGGGAGAGGCGATTGGAGTAATATTTAAGTTGGTTAAGTCGCACTCAGATAGTATTAATAATGTGCAAGTTGTTTTAAGAAGGCTATACGTCTTTTACAAGGATTACACTGACATGGTAATCCGTAAGGTCCCCTCCAATAAGGTTTCGAGCAATGAAGATCTCAAAATAACAATTCAGGAAGAGCAGCTACAACGAGAGTTGATATGTAGCGCCCTGACATATTCAGTGGCccaattgatgaagaacaGCAACCCTAAATGGTCAGTTGAATACTTTTCCTTGAAGAATTATATCCCTTTTGAATCTTCGGACGTGGAAAAAGAGTTGAGATTAATTCTAGAAGACTTTGCGAATTTGGCGGAGTCACTTAATATTGATTTCATGAACGAGTTTATTCAGTCCTGCATCGAGGAATCCAAATATGTTTACACTCGTACTACACAGAATGACTCAAAAAGTAATGAACGAGTTACTGTAACTACCAGTGATAGTAGTGAAGTTATCTATCAACTTGCTTATACATAtgaattaaagaaacttgCCGATATCAAACGGTTAATTTTAGACTCCCGAGGTGTGTTGCTAATGTTTCTAGTGAAGGACCTTAAGCCCGGCAAAATGTGGTGTTCAAATTACACAATTAATGATGCTATTTATATGTATCTGAGGTTCAATACACCTTCGATGTACTCTAAGTCATTTACAAATAAATCAGTGACTGACTGTACACTATATCTCCTAATTAAGGTTTTAAGTGAAAAGTCGTACAAGGAAAATTATGAAACAATTCAAGAGCTGCCTAAAAATGTCAACATGGTATTCATACAAATATCACTTATTAATGCATGTACCCAACGTGATAGTCAATTGCGAATGATGCAACTTAATATTCTAGCGAAGATATTGTCCCTGGTGCCTGAAAGTATCGCTTTTGACTTTATTGTTAATACAATGCTACAATGTCCGTATGAGAGTGCTAAAAGTATTGTGCTCGATATAGCTAAAGAATTAATGTTGAAGGATCGATACGAGATTGGTTCAATTAGTTATTCTTCAGATCAGTCAAAGAATGATGAGGCAGCTACCCAAGTATCCAATGGGGAGTTCAATAATGTTGCTCCTGTACCCCCACCAAGACCTCATATACTAATAAATGAAGATAGGATGGCTGCAATCCATAGTTTAGTGATACTCGGAATTAAACAGAATAAAAACAGTCAAGATCCAGCTAAACTAGGAACAGTACTTGCATATTTGAATCTTTTGGTAGTTTTAAGATACAAATGGGATAAATTTCTATTACAAGAAGTAGCAGATACAATTCAAACGCATTTTTGTCCTAGCGATACAAATATACCAGAGATTGGGTTCATCAATATATCAAACAATGCATTAATTGATTTCTTAAACGAATAA
- the HPC2 gene encoding Hpc2p (similar to Ashbya gossypii AAR158W), producing the protein MADQEVIVIEDDEYQNSGGTENGDVVNSKRSMEVSNLQNPEVVKKQRSIPNIANELAKNRAEVRQPTPNVAKQSTQAPQIRPRLHAIPLSSLLSPSIDYNYSKPFPAPAAAGPSQALVPKIESPYMERILSDPRTSKSSVTSAPTLVANSADISTVTASNAGADSPQNTAATSSSTAGASPKAGATAGVAPAGSGTASSGKKASTRKKRGDSSSGSTTKKRLDTNKNTSKKSSSKAAAKKEETSSMPKEASPSLPQYSSVSTSSQARKIILPSQDVPAAPNSTSPQSPEDTEEQNILIARISSPVNAPSQKGLKRSQSNLNPGQKTGVQDPQKAKKTLSASNVLNGSTPTPTPPPPVSGSSTSSKKASNTGNAKKETKTKGKQTSSKKKDIPGTPTAGSEVIPPPTTAPQTPKKLTPAQPIKSPSLLDALDQKSGGLAAVDDDPPIIVVDVPLHQVDTNDYLDENGQVVFNFYNLAHEKFGSQMSRSRNNAGGSRDKSENGDDILLVEDDDDDDDDDDDDEPGSNVGSNPSPSKNNNKKKAHPMKGKSRVGKYDIDDPFIDDSELLWEEQRAATKDGFFVYFGPLIQKGQYATFERVDGTMKKGGVRNPR; encoded by the exons ATGGCAGATCAGGAAG TAATTGTTATAGAAGACGATGAATACCAGAATTCTGGAGGTACCGAGAATGGTGATGTGGTGAATAGTAAACGGTCAATGGAGGTATCTAATTTACAGAATCCAGAGGTGGTGAAGAAGCAGAGGTCAATACCGAATATTGCAAACGAGTTAGCGAAGAATAGGGCCGAGGTGAGGCAACCAACTCCTAATGTGGCTAAACAATCTACCCAAGCGCCGCAAATCAGACCTAGGTTACATGCGATACCGTTATCATCTTTGCTTTCACCAAGTATCGACTATAATTACTCCAAGCCATTTCCAGCTCCTGCAGCTGCAGGACCTTCCCAGGCGCTTGTGCCGAAAATAGAGTCGCCGTATATGGAGCGCATTCTGTCTGATCCTCGAACGTCAAAATCCAGTGTGACATCAGCACCTACATTAGTAGCTAATTCTGCTGATATATCGACTGTAACAGCGTCGAATGCAGGGGCAGACTCTCCGCAGAATACGGCAGCAACGTCATCTAGCACAGCAGGAGCATCTCCAAAAGCGGGAGCAACCGCAGGAGTGGCCCCAGCAGGCAGTGGGACTGCTTCTTCTGGGAAGAAGGCTTCTACAAGGAAGAAGAGAGGtgattcttcttctggCTCTACAACTAAGAAGAGATTAGATACCAACAAAAATACTAGTAAGAAGTCAAGTAGCAAGGCGGCCGCCAAAAAGGAGGAGACAAGTTCAATGCCAAAAGAGGCTTCGCCCAGTTTGCCACAATATTCTTCGGTTTCTACATCTTCTCAGGCTCGCAAGATTATACTACCATCTCAGGATGTTCCAGCAGCTCCAAACAGCACTTCACCGCAGTCTCCTGAAGACACTGAAGAACAGAATATTCTAATAGCAAGGATAAGTTCCCCGGTAAACGCACCTTCTCAGAAGGGACTGAAGAGGTCACAATCTAATTTGAATCCAGGTCAGAAGACTGGTGTTCAAGATCCGCAAAAGGCTAAGAAGACCCTTTCCGCTTCCAATGTTCTGAATGGTAGTACACCAACACCTACCCCTCCGCCACCAGTATCAGGAAGCTCCACTTCGTCGAAAAAAGCATCAAATACAGGTAATGCAAAGAAGGAAACGAAGACTAAAGGCAAACAAACTTCTTCTaagaaaaaagatattCCTGGAACACCTACCGCAGGTTCTGAGGTTATTCCACCACCTACCACTGCACCTCAGACTCCAAAAAAACTAACACCAGCTCAACCAATTAAATCACCATCCCTATTAGACGCACTCGATCAGAAGTCGGGAGGACTCgctgctgttgatgatgaccCCCCAATTATAGTAGTTGATGTGCCGTTGCATCAAGTGGACACAAACGACTACTTGGACGAAAACGGCCAAGTTGTATTCAATTTCTATAACCTTGCCcatgaaaaatttggcTCACAAATGTCACGGTCAAGAAATAATGCTGGTGGAAGCAGGGATAAATCGGAGAATGGTGATGACATTCTTCTTGTAGAGgacgacgatgatgatgacgatgacgatgacgatgacgaaCCAGGATCAAATGTTGGTAGTAACCCCTCACCctccaaaaataataacaagAAAAAGGCACATCCAATGAAGGGCAAAAGTCGTGTTGGTAAGTATGACATCGACGATCCCTTTATAGACGACTCTGAATTGTTGTGGGAAGAACAACGTGCTGCTACTAAAGATGGATTCTTTGTTTATTTTGGCCCGTTAATACAGAAGGGCCAATATGCCACATTTGAAAGAGTGGATGGTACAATGAAGAAAGGCGGTGTTAGGAATCCTAGGTAA
- the PKP2 gene encoding protein kinase PKP2 (similar to Ashbya gossypii AAR157C), whose protein sequence is MTLMSKNQQKIFMKRYMRGSRGVGRCERWQKRYYSTTSGNISQTPDFSKYFPTTPIAELTTYISPTLSAYPRKSKYVNQQHYYHNKEILIEKYLQRKPHAVSLKQLAQYYDDSNKLTKQKVINSGQFAKDELVVRMAHKLKQLQDLPFNVVNNFHFVQVYESYYNIFERFRKFPAIRTLEDNRRFAEFLCMILSDFNSLNLPHLIMGALECRILDLYPQKQMDELISSFLRARISRRLIVEEHLSVTSNYMSGKEENTLVLGDIIQNCSAKKYLLDASKMCENFIKDMFYDGIPLPEFIIDGDVDLNFYFLPTHLEYLLVECLRNSYEATIKQYIRLGLPKPHPIVVTVVENENSFLFRISDRGGGILHDDKTIWSFGKSKELSMQSLENFHKLPGVQTISIYDHLYETDFNSSDLDLAFGKLKYTSLQSMNETNLKKGRYKVNRPLLNLLGRPFRYKLGIGLAMCKVYAEYWNGDLTVHSIQGYGTDTVLKLGNLMYHTDRLQLDKV, encoded by the coding sequence ATGACATTGATGAGCAAAAACCAGCAGAAGATATTTATGAAAAGATATATGAGGGGTAGTCGAGGTGTGGGAAGGTGTGAGAGATGGCAGAAGCGATACTATTCCACGACAAGTGGGAACATCTCACAAACTCCAGACTTTAGTAAGTACTTTCCTACTACTCCTATTGCGGAACTGACGACGTATATTAGTCCTACACTAAGTGCGTACCCCAGAAAGTCCAAATACGTAAACCAACAACACTATTATCATAATAAGGAGATACTTATTGAGAAATATCTGCAGCGGAAGCCACATGCCGTGTCTTTAAAGCAGTTAGCGCAATATTATGATGACTCGAACAAGTTGACTAAACAGAAGGTGATTAATTCGGGGCAGTTTGCGAAGGATGAGTTAGTTGTTCGGATGGCGCATAAATTGAAGCAGTTACAAGATCTACCATTTAATGTGGTGAATAACTTCCATTTTGTGCAGGTATATGAGtcttattataatatatttgaacGGTTCAGGAAATTTCCTGCCATCAGGACTTTGGAGGATAATAGAAGGTTTGCGGAATTTTTGTGTATGATATTGAGTGATTTTAATAGTCTTAATCTCCCGCACTTAATCATGGGGGCACTGGAATGTAGGATACTTGATCTTTATCCTCAGAAGCAAATGGATGAGTTGATCTCCAGTTTCTTAAGAGCACGAATCTCAAGGCGGCTAATTGTGGAAGAACATCTAAGTGTTACGTCGAACTACATGAGTGGGAAGGAGGAGAACACGTTGGTTTTAGGCGacattattcaaaattgcAGTGCTAAGAAATACCTCCTAGATGCTTCAAAGATGTGTGAAAATTTCATTAAAGATATGTTTTATGATGGAATTCCGCTGCCGGAGTTTATAATCGACGGGGATGTCGATCTTAACTTCTATTTCCTTCCAACACATCTGGAATACCTCCTGGTGGAATGTCTCAGAAACAGCTACGAGGCCACCATTAAACAGTACATCAGGCTCGGCCTTCCGAAGCCCCATCCTATCGTCGTCACTGTCGtggaaaatgaaaatagtTTTCTGTTCAGAATCAGTGACCGTGGAGGCGGGATACTTCACGATGATAAAACCATCTGGTCCTTTGGAAAATCAAAGGAGCTCTCCATGCAGTCGCTAGAAAACTTCCACAAACTACCGGGTGTTCAAACAATCTCAATCTACGACCACCTCTACGAGACAGATTTCAACAGTTCTGACTTAGACCTTGCCTTTGGCAAGCTCAAGTACACCTCCCTCCAATCAATGAACGAAACAAACCTCAAAAAGGGCCGCTATAAAGTCAACAGACCCCTCCTGAACCTCCTCGGCAGACCATTTCGCTACAAGCTTGGAATCGGCCTCGCTATGTGCAAAGTCTACGCAGAATATTGGAACGGTGATCTTACGGTCCACTCCATACAGGGTTACGGCACAGACACCGTTCTGAAACTCGGAAACCTGATGTACCACACTGACAGGCTGCAGCTCGACAAGGTATAA